The Carassius gibelio isolate Cgi1373 ecotype wild population from Czech Republic chromosome B14, carGib1.2-hapl.c, whole genome shotgun sequence genome has a segment encoding these proteins:
- the LOC127971837 gene encoding T-cell leukemia homeobox protein 3-like translates to MERAEPKPPSKSNQEPIRFGIDQILGSLDQESRVGNTVDNSRLGSPSRASVAPHISLPVSLSGVTGTLEDSGRLYGVSGTLVPSGVIRVPAHRPLAAAVPPTMVSAAPALCFPWMDNNRRFPKDRLPALIPFTVTRRIGHPYQNRTPPKRKKPRTSFSRVQICELEKRFHRQKYLASAERAALAKSLKMTDAQVKTWFQNRRTKWRRQTAEEREAGRQQANRMLLQLQADALQKSMGESVSSDPLCVHNSSLYALQNLQPWAQERPGKMAPTTTALA, encoded by the exons ATGGAGCGCGCGGAGCCAAAACCGCCATCGAAATCAAATCAGGAACCCATACGATTCGGGATCGACCAGATTCTGGGCTCTTTGGACCAGGAGAGCAGGGTCGGAAACACTGTGGATAACAGCCGCTTGGGAAGCCCGTCCAGGGCGAGCGTCGCTCCTCATATCTCCTTACCCGTCTCTCTGTCCGGAGTCACGGGCACGCTGGAGGACTCCGGGCGGTTGTACGGGGTGAGCGGCACTCTGGTGCCCAGTGGAGTGATTCGGGTTCCGGCGCACAGACCTCTCGCTGCCGCGGTGCCGCCGACTATGGTGAGCGCCGCACCGGCGCTGTGTTTCCCCTGGATGGACAATAACCGCAGGTTCCCTAAAGACAGACTGCCAG CTCTCATTCCGTTCACCGTGACCCGGCGGATCGGTCACCCGTATCAGAACCGAACTCCCCCCAAACGGAAAAAGCCCCGCACGTCGTTCTCGCGCGTGCAGATCTGTGAGCTGGAGAAACGCTTCCACCGGCAGAAGTACCTGGCGTCCGCGGAGCGCGCGGCCCTCGCCAAGAGCCTGAAGATGACCGATGCGCAGGTCAAGACCTGGTTCCAGAACCGACGGACCAAGTGGAG AAGGCAAACAGCTGAGGAAAGAGAGGCGGGACGTCAGCAAGCCAATCGGATGCTGCTTCAGCTTCAGGCCGACGCCCTCCAGAAGTCCATGGGCGAATCAGTGTCGTCGGATCCTCTATGTGTGCATAACTCCTCCCTCTATGCCCTCCAGAACCTCCAGCCTTGGGCCCAGGAGAGACCGGGTAAAATGGCCCCAACAACCACCGCACTGGCTTAA